Proteins encoded within one genomic window of Flavobacterium oreochromis:
- a CDS encoding L-serine ammonia-lyase — MEECISVFDMLKIGVGPSSSHTLGPWRAAERFLNEIREANILNKISKIQVDLYGSLSLTGVGHATDLAVMLGLSGQDPEYIPVQDIEGIIHHINNSNELKLANELVVKFNPQTDIIFNKNFLAFHANGLTFTAFYEDIKYESTFYSIGGGFVVKEERESAKEKEEVKKSFPYPINYATELLNYCQEQNRKISEIVYDNEKSIRSEDQIHSELLRVWNTMLECMYIGCHTEGILPGGLNVRRRAFDMHQNLIGVAHYNSPQEWLETIRKTEVKFRQILKWVSCFALAVNEVNASLGRVVTAPTNGSSGVIPAVLMYYMVIENHQANEDQIKQFLMVAGEIGSIFKKGATISAAMGGCQAEIGVSSAMAAGALCEVMGGTPEQVLMAAEIAMEHHLGLTCDPIGGLVQIPCIERNTMGAIKAINAAELALETDPKNAKVPLDKVVNTMWETAKDMNNKYKETSEGGLAIAVNMADC, encoded by the coding sequence ATGGAAGAGTGTATTTCAGTATTTGATATGTTAAAGATAGGAGTTGGACCTTCAAGTTCACACACTTTAGGACCTTGGCGTGCAGCTGAACGATTTTTAAATGAGATTAGAGAAGCAAACATTCTTAATAAAATAAGTAAGATACAAGTTGATTTATATGGATCTCTTTCATTAACAGGAGTAGGACATGCAACGGATTTAGCAGTAATGTTAGGTCTTAGTGGGCAAGATCCTGAATATATTCCAGTTCAAGATATTGAAGGTATAATTCATCATATTAATAATTCTAATGAATTAAAATTAGCAAATGAACTTGTTGTAAAATTTAATCCTCAAACAGATATCATTTTTAATAAAAACTTTTTAGCTTTTCATGCTAATGGATTGACTTTTACGGCTTTTTATGAGGATATAAAATATGAATCAACCTTTTATTCTATAGGAGGAGGATTCGTAGTAAAAGAGGAAAGAGAATCCGCTAAAGAAAAGGAAGAAGTAAAAAAATCTTTTCCATACCCCATTAATTATGCAACGGAATTATTAAATTATTGTCAGGAACAAAATCGGAAAATTTCTGAAATAGTGTATGATAATGAAAAATCAATTCGTTCTGAAGATCAAATTCACTCTGAATTATTAAGAGTTTGGAATACGATGTTAGAATGTATGTATATTGGTTGTCATACAGAAGGTATCTTACCAGGAGGATTGAATGTAAGAAGAAGAGCTTTTGATATGCACCAAAATTTGATTGGTGTAGCACACTATAATTCACCACAAGAATGGTTAGAAACGATACGTAAAACAGAGGTGAAATTTAGACAAATACTTAAATGGGTTTCTTGTTTTGCTTTAGCAGTTAATGAAGTAAATGCTTCTTTAGGACGCGTAGTTACAGCACCTACAAATGGCAGCTCAGGAGTAATACCCGCTGTGTTAATGTATTATATGGTAATAGAAAACCACCAAGCGAATGAAGATCAAATTAAACAATTTTTGATGGTAGCAGGTGAAATAGGCTCTATTTTTAAAAAGGGGGCTACAATTTCAGCCGCTATGGGTGGATGTCAAGCTGAAATTGGAGTTTCTTCAGCTATGGCTGCTGGTGCTCTGTGTGAAGTAATGGGAGGAACGCCAGAGCAGGTTTTAATGGCTGCTGAAATAGCAATGGAACATCATTTAGGACTTACTTGTGATCCTATTGGAGGTCTTGTTCAAATTCCTTGTATTGAGCGTAATACAATGGGGGCTATTAAAGCAATAAATGCAGCAGAATTAGCACTAGAAACAGATCCTAAAAATGCAAAAGTACCTTTAGATAAAGTAGTAAATACTATGTGGGAAACCGCTAAAGATATGAATAATAAATACAAAGAAACTTCCGAAGGAGGATTAGCTATAGCTGTAAATATGGCAGATTGCTAA